tcaatttattttctaaGGCTTCAACAGCCTATAACCGCCGACTGTTGCCAATTTactcttaaaatatatttttttttctaaagtcaCGTAAACTAGACTTTACACGATTGTgaaaaccctttttttttttaattttcaagttatcttctttttgtaataaaaaaaattaaacaattaaaattaaatatgtaaaataactaaaacgaaatccaaaaaaaaacaaataaattttaaatttgatttttttttgtacaaacataaatgattaattcattaaaattaatttttaataatttatttaactgATTAATAAATGTAAACTTGCACAtttgcttaaatttttttaaaaatatgtttatgtaCTTAAAGTgaaatttagttttagtttcaactattttactaattaaataGCTCACATTTATTTTATCCTCTTATTAAAACTCTTATATTTaatctaaaattattattaatatataaattacacaGTTTCTACAGTTTTCAATACCAATCagacttcaaaaatatttaaagtgaAAGTCAAAATCTCTACAGCCAAAATCTCTACCGCCATAATTCTAAATCACAGCCTAAAGCAACTATCCTTACCAATCAGACCCTTATATCAGGAGGATCTTGAGTTTGGCTCTTCGGTTGATGATGATCATTAACTATAAGATTAAGAAAAGTATCAACCTTGCTGAAAACGTTGTGAAATCTCTTATGCTGTCCAGACACAAAGTCTATAAACCATCCAACACCAACGATGGGGAAAAGATCTGAGAATTTGTAAGAATTTATCCTCTGAGCTTCATACATCAATTCTTCAATCTCTTCCTTATTGATATGCTTGTTTTCCAAGAAACTCTGTCCAAAGGCGACTCTGAATACAATACTTGCAGATAGGTGAAAAAGGGTTTTGGTCAAATCCACGGGAGATTTCTTCTGAGCCGATTCCTTGTGAAAAAGGGTTTTGGTCAAATCCACGGGAGATTTCTTCTGAGCCGATTCCTTCAGTTTCTTGATCATCAAGTCAGTTTCTTCCTCTCTTATATACCTAAAAGATCGAACCTTTTTCGAGCTTAAAAAGTTGAGGATGGAAACTGGAAAGCTTGCGTAACTCTCTAGAAACCTGATAATGGCGCAAAGGCTATGTCTTTACCATTGCGCGATAACTTTAATAAGGCATTGGTCATAGGTCTGTTACAACACTCAAGGTCATGAGTTTTAAGAGCTTCTTCAGCTGCTTCACTCGATGAGAGAACCACCATTTGGACAAAACCTTGACGCAGAAACAACACGGGTCCATGTTTCTTCGAGAAATCGTGAAGACATCTGTGAAGCAACCCTTGGAGCTGATGTAGGTTCCCGATGATTGGAAGCTTTGTTGGGCCTGGAGGAAGATTATATTTCATGTTATTCATCTTCTTGATGTGGAATAAGGTGAATAAAATGGGGATGAATAGAAGCAAGAAgagaaatagaagaatcgacattgtgttttttttttttttcgttttcctATGTTGTGTGTTCTTTTTGGTAATAGAGAAACAaagataaaaactttaaaagaaacAGAGTCAATTCATATAAGCTATGCAAACCGGTGCATCAAACCAAACTTTTACAGCAAAACATAGTTTAAACATTAGTGTCAACAACCTAATGGGCGTCATAATGCACCGTAAGATAAGTTACCACTAGAAATAAATGCTGAAccacaataatatttttatccattctaaattaatttttgaaaactcTGTTTATACATACGGAAAAAAACTTAATAGATTTTTTCAActctttcaaattttatttaataataacgatttttttttagattttttatttaagacaaaattttaaaattttacggGTCTTTGCTAGGCCTAAGCGTTTTTAACTTATATGAAATTTGAACCTCTAACCGAACCAAATTACCGGTTTCGGACCGGTTATGGATGTAAGGGAAAACCCCACTGGATTTTAATAAACCAACAGTTAGGAGGTTGGGTCAGGTATAATCGGTTATCCGATTCAAAACCCGGACATGGCCGAGTTTAATGACAACACATAACCTGTTATACATATGTCGACTCTTCGATTTTACCTTGgctttttctcttctctgtGTCGAAAGAACCCTAGCTCCCAAAAAATTCTCCTCAATTCAACCCCATAATGACTGCAATGTACATCTGCCCTCTATAAATTGTCTAGACTCTCTCTATTCGGCTCCATCTAAGCTTCTAAAAAATCAAtcgcagcttcttcttcttatttcttAGTTTTTATTGGTCCGAATCTATGTCGATATTCTCGTTTTTCTGCTTGAAAAAGTTTGATCTTTTAGAAAGAAGCTTACTTGACttgtttatattttgatatgagTTAGAAACTTGTTTAACATTTAACTTAATCTCCGGTCTCTTTGTTGAGAAATTCTTAGGTTCACTCCCTATGGTGAACCAGATTCACCCCTAGagtgaatctagaggttcaccaTCCAATCACCATTCGCCACGTTACATTCAGTTTCtgaaaaaaagaggaaaaataattatttatcgccaaaaaaggaaaaaaggaaGAAATAGAAAACGTTGTTGACGGCGTCGGGTGACTGTAACCCTATTCTTACGTTTGTTTCTTCTGATTCATCAATggcttttattctttttttccatgacttttcattttcttcttctttccatGGCTTTACCAAAATTGATTTTGTTTCTCTCCTTCTATATTAAACCAAACATAAAGGCTAAGAAAATACTACGATCTCCCAAGTGTGCTAGAGTGTCTGATGATTAAAAAAGATACGAAACAGAAAAGAAGAAGCATACCTGAGAGTGAGCAACAGCTGGTTGAAGAAAGCTAATGGGAAGCTGGTTGTAGATATGGAGAAAACtcagaagaaaataaaacaaatcagtGAACAAAAAGATTCTGAGAATCAAGCAAGAGGAAGTCTCAGCAAGAGGGAGTCTCATGATTTCAAAGGGAACTCACCATATAAGATTGTACATGAAGAAGAGATTCAATGCTAAAAACTTTCAAGTAAACAAAAGACGTTGATCTCACCTTAGCAGTGGAGAATTCTAGACCCAATGTGAGGCACATAAATACCACACCAAATTAGGCGAATGTTTCAACCTACGTACCAAAACAAAAGCATAATATGTAAAATGAAATCGAAAACATCTTTGCAGAATTCATTAGTTAATTATTGAGAATTTGGCGTGATTAAACAATATCTAAGAATTACAAACTTATGGCTATAGGGATGAATCAGAAGAAACAACATAACAACGACGACATAAGAATAGGGTTACAGTCATCCGATGCCGTCAACAacgttttctatttctttttcttttttcctttttttggcgataaatactaatttttttttttcagaaactGAATGTGACGTGGCTAATGGTGATTGGATGGTGAACTTCTAGATTCACTCGGGTGGTGAACCTGAGAATTTCTTCTCattgtttttgtatttgaaaattGAAATCGAAATTGGTTTGGACTTGTGCACATACATATTGTTTCCATTGAAGCAGATGGACTCAACATCGTCTCTACAGAAAACGAAGTAGAATTTCAAATTCCAGACAGTaattgagacaaaaaaaaaaaacaatacatcgGTGCAAGCTCTCAACCATCTAAAATGAAGTCGATCCTTCCAACAAGAAAAGAAGTGTGAGAACATTATACAAGAACTAAAGAGGACATAGACCagtgttcaaaaataaaaagttagaattcaaaaaaaaagttatttatttattttatttttattatttaatgaaataattaTGTACatttaaagatttataaaactataatataagagtttttacctctttaatgaaatttgttttgatcattttttcaTCGTGGGCTGTTTTGGTAAATAAACCTTAAAAATCATTTGTGagaactgttttttttaatgttcactttttttttaattaatttctaGAAATATAATGGAAATTTGTTTGTAGGGAGAAATATCTATTGagataaaaacaaaagagtAGAGGTTTTAGAGAGGTTTGTTGGATTGTTGTTCCCTTCACAaaatttcttctctcttcttcaaatGTTCATAAGACCTTATCTTCTATCTCCTccaccttcttcctcctcccatggcgccttctccttctctctccctAAACCAAACCTCTCTCTTTCACCCCCAAACTTCCCTAGTCACCTGGCTTAAACCTCCTTCCCCCTCCGCCCTCTTCCGCCGCAAACCCACCAAACGCCTCCTACCTCCGATCTCAGCagcttctccttcctcttccaCCTCTCTCTCCGTCACCGAGAAACCCACCACCGTCCATTTCCACGGAAACCTCATCGAGAGCCACGACTCCTTCGCCGGAGCCATCAAAGGAGCCGCCTTTACCGAGAACCCCGTCGAAAGGAACGAACTTTCGGCGACGAGGAGGCTCTTCACGCAAGACCCGCCGTGGATCTCCGCCTTGTTTCTCAAGGGTCTGACCAAAATGGTTGTGAAGATCGAGCGGAAGGACATCGACAAGAGGAAGTTCGATTCCTTGAGGAGGCGGCAGGTGAAGGAGGAGACAGAGGCCTGGGAGAGGATGGTTGACGAGTACAGAGACTTGGAGAAGGAGATGTGCGAGAAGAGCCTCGCTCCCAACTTGCCTTACGTGAAACACATGTTCCTGGGTTGGTTCCAGCCGTTGAAAGAGGTGATAGAGAGGGAGCAGAGGCTGCAGAAGAACAAGAGCAAGAAGGTCAGAGCGGCTTACGCGCCTCACATCGAGCTCTTGCCTGCTGACAAAATGGCGGTTATTGTGATGCATAAGATGATGGGTTTGGTTATGTCCGGACATGAGGATGGGTGTATCCAAGTTGTTCAGGCTGCTGTTAGTATTGGCATAGCTATAGAGCATGAGGTATGGGTTTAGTATAGTTTGTTGGAGAAGTGAAGCAATTATGAATGAGTGGtggtttttggtttgatttttttaggtGAGGATCCATAATTTTTTGAAGAGAACTCGGAAGAACAATGCAGGGGACTCACAGGAGGAGTTGAAGGATAAGCAGTTGCTTAGGAAACGTGTCAACAGTTTGATTCGTAGGAAAAGGATTATTGATGCGTTAAAAGTGGTGAAAAGTGAAGGTATCAAACCATGGGGACGAGCTACACAAGCTAAGGTCTGTGGCAATTTTAAACTCTTTTGATGACAGTCTTTATTGTTGGActcatatcaattttttttttttcagcttgGAAGCCGTTTGCTAGAACTATTGATTGAAACAGCTTATGTGCAACCTCCACTGACACAGTCAGGAGACTCTATACCCGAGTTTCGACCTGCTTTCAGACACAAGTTTAAAACCGTGACCAAGTATCCAGGGTAATCCATATTCAACATCGTACTAATGTGATGAGTATCTATTGCAAAAAAGGTGTTTTTCTCAATGAGTTTGGACTTTGTAGGTCAAAGCTGGTGAGGAGATATGGGGTTATTGAATGCGACTCGCTCCTCCTTGCAGGACTTGATAAATCTGTGAGTTAAGATGTCTCTTTGATTTAAAGCTATGAACTATTAAATGATCTTTCATTGTTCTTGTCTCTCATGCAGGCTAAGCATATGTTAATTCCTTATGTTCCAATGTTGGTACCACCAAAGAGATGGAGAGGGTATGGTTTGATCAAATCCTTTTTGTTCTTTGGCTCTAGATTTTACTCCCTTACATATTAATCATGCCCCTGTAACTGAAAAACCTCATGCTCACACGTTATGTGTAGATATGACAAGGGTGGTTATTTGTTTTTGCCTTCCTACATTATGCGTACTCATGGATCCAAAAAGCAGCAAGATGCACTTAAAGATATTAGTTCCAAGACTGCCCATAGAGTATTTGAGGTACATTGGTATCTTTGCTCTTATATTATGTGTGTTTGCTGTTTCTTTCTGGTAGTGTTTTACATAAATGTTCTAAAACCGTAACTTGAACAGGCGTTGGATACACTTGGGAACACCAAGTGGAGGGTTAATAGGAAAATACTTGATGTGGTAGAAAGGCTCTGGGCTGATGGAGGCAACATTGCAGGCTTAGTTAATCGGGAAGACGTAAGTAAATAGAATTCTTATAGGATCTCCGGACTTTTTACTTTTCAAGGTTTCATTTTAAGAACCAACCTTGTTTGCTGTTTAGGTTCCCATACCAGAGAAACCTTCCTCTGAGGATCCAGAAGAAATCCAATCCTGGAAATGGAGTGTACGAAAGGCCAAGAAGACCAACAGAGAGAGACATTCTCTACGATGTGATGTTGAGCTCAAGCTTTCTGTAAGAAATTCGTTTTGTTCTGTCTTGACCTGCTAGAGAATATGTGGACTGAAGTTAATGAGTTTCAGGTGGCTAGAAAAATGAAAGACGAGGAAGGATTCTACTACCCTCACAATCTCGACTTCAGGGGCCGTGCATACCCAATGCATCCTCATCTGAATCATCTGAGTTCTGATCTCTGCCGTGGAACCCTTGAGTTTGCTGAAGGACGGCCGCTAGGAAAGTCAGGCTTGTACTGGCTGAAAATACATTTAGCGAACCTCTACGCAGGCGGTGTTGAAAAGCTTTCGCACGAGGGGCGTCTTGCTTTTGTGGAAAACCATTTGGATGATATAATGGATTCAGCTGAAAATGCTATTCATGGGAGACGATGGTGGTTGAAGGCTGAGGATCCTTTTCAGTGTTTAGCTGCTTGTGTCGTTCTGGCACAGGCCTTGAAAAGTCCTTCACCTTACTCTGTAATCTCCCACTTGCCTATACATCAGGTAAGCCCcataaatttatattcatttGTTAGCTCctaatctacttttttttttttttttcttacatcaTTTGTTATGTGCAGGATGGGTCATGCAATGGTCTACAGCATTATGCAGCTTTGGGAAGAGATAGTGTAGGTTCACTTGTGAATATTTATAATCTTCCTTTTTGTCTTGTTCAAAGTCATATGCAATCTCATATTTACTTGTAAACTGGCTTCTCTCAGTTTGAAGCTGCGGCAGTTAATCTAGTTGCGGGAGAAAAACCAGCTGATGTCTATTCTGAGATTTCATTCAGGTATTAATCATATCATGCGATGCTGTCAATACGTTTATTCAGAGTTAGAATCATTCCATGCGTTGTTTCttactctctcttttcttcttcgcTTGTGGTGAGATAGGGTCCATGAAATAATGAAGAAGGACAGCAATAAGGATCCTGAGTCGAACCCAACCGCTGCACTGGCAAAGATTCTTATCAATCAAGTGAGTCTTAG
The window above is part of the Brassica napus cultivar Da-Ae chromosome C8, Da-Ae, whole genome shotgun sequence genome. Proteins encoded here:
- the LOC106415343 gene encoding DNA-directed RNA polymerase 3, chloroplastic codes for the protein MAPSPSLSLNQTSLFHPQTSLVTWLKPPSPSALFRRKPTKRLLPPISAASPSSSTSLSVTEKPTTVHFHGNLIESHDSFAGAIKGAAFTENPVERNELSATRRLFTQDPPWISALFLKGLTKMVVKIERKDIDKRKFDSLRRRQVKEETEAWERMVDEYRDLEKEMCEKSLAPNLPYVKHMFLGWFQPLKEVIEREQRLQKNKSKKVRAAYAPHIELLPADKMAVIVMHKMMGLVMSGHEDGCIQVVQAAVSIGIAIEHEVRIHNFLKRTRKNNAGDSQEELKDKQLLRKRVNSLIRRKRIIDALKVVKSEGIKPWGRATQAKLGSRLLELLIETAYVQPPLTQSGDSIPEFRPAFRHKFKTVTKYPGSKLVRRYGVIECDSLLLAGLDKSAKHMLIPYVPMLVPPKRWRGYDKGGYLFLPSYIMRTHGSKKQQDALKDISSKTAHRVFEALDTLGNTKWRVNRKILDVVERLWADGGNIAGLVNREDVPIPEKPSSEDPEEIQSWKWSVRKAKKTNRERHSLRCDVELKLSVARKMKDEEGFYYPHNLDFRGRAYPMHPHLNHLSSDLCRGTLEFAEGRPLGKSGLYWLKIHLANLYAGGVEKLSHEGRLAFVENHLDDIMDSAENAIHGRRWWLKAEDPFQCLAACVVLAQALKSPSPYSVISHLPIHQDGSCNGLQHYAALGRDSFEAAAVNLVAGEKPADVYSEISFRVHEIMKKDSNKDPESNPTAALAKILINQVDRKLVKQTVMTSVYGVTYVGAREQIKRRLEEKGVITDERMLFAAACYSAKVTLAALGEIFEAARAIMSWLGDCAKIIASDNNSVRWTTPLGLPVVQPYCRSERHLIRTSLQVLALQREGNTVDVRKQRTAFPPNFVHSLDGTHMMMTAVACREAGLNFAGVHDSYWTHACDVDTMNRILREKFVELYSTPILEDLLQSFQESYPDLVFPSVPKRGDFDLKEVLRSQYFFN